The following proteins are co-located in the Rheinheimera salexigens genome:
- a CDS encoding class I SAM-dependent methyltransferase → MTNSTLAYYNQNAKCFSDSTLNVDMSALYAEFLPLITPQGHILDAGCGSARDAAYFKQQGFIVSAFDASEQLAALASDHLQQPVEVKTFQQLADKNHYDGIWCCASLLHIPKNELPQTFLKLQNALKPNGILYVSFKYGRQERLHNGRKFTDLNESGLRALVNKYKQMQLVKYWQSVDQRPGRESEVWLNALIKKETAL, encoded by the coding sequence ATGACCAATTCTACACTCGCTTATTATAATCAAAACGCGAAATGCTTTAGCGACTCAACCCTTAATGTTGATATGTCAGCGCTGTATGCTGAGTTTTTACCGCTGATAACACCGCAAGGTCATATTCTAGATGCAGGCTGCGGCAGTGCCCGCGATGCTGCGTATTTTAAGCAGCAAGGTTTTATCGTAAGTGCGTTTGATGCCAGCGAACAGCTTGCTGCCTTAGCAAGTGATCACTTACAGCAACCTGTAGAAGTTAAAACCTTTCAGCAATTGGCGGATAAAAATCATTACGATGGTATTTGGTGCTGCGCTAGTTTATTACATATTCCTAAAAATGAGTTGCCGCAGACATTTTTAAAGCTACAAAATGCACTTAAACCAAACGGCATTTTGTATGTATCGTTTAAATATGGTAGGCAAGAACGGCTTCATAATGGCCGGAAATTTACTGATCTAAATGAAAGTGGCTTGAGGGCTTTAGTGAATAAGTACAAACAAATGCAGCTTGTAAAGTATTGGCAAAGTGTTGATCAACGGCCAGGACGTGAAAGCGAAGTGTGGCTTAATGCGTTGATTAAAAAAGAAACTGCTTTATGA
- a CDS encoding helix-turn-helix domain-containing protein, whose product MKRKVDVDRFEVKEKLVSDMLAGTKTMGEVGRALRVDALQMSQTNVCKLTGLSRQVVSDIENDMGNPRLDSMQAYFKLMGLELAVLPRERSEIVAVESTLSKLTNVADKVK is encoded by the coding sequence ATGAAACGCAAAGTTGATGTTGATCGGTTTGAAGTTAAAGAAAAGCTAGTGAGTGATATGCTAGCTGGCACTAAAACGATGGGTGAGGTTGGTAGAGCACTTAGAGTGGATGCTCTTCAAATGTCACAGACTAATGTTTGCAAACTAACCGGTTTAAGTAGACAAGTCGTAAGTGATATTGAAAATGACATGGGCAATCCTAGATTAGACAGCATGCAGGCTTACTTTAAGTTAATGGGGCTTGAGTTAGCTGTCCTGCCACGAGAACGCAGTGAGATAGTCGCCGTTGAAAGCACATTATCCAAACTAACGAATGTTGCAGATAAAGTGAAATAA
- a CDS encoding type II toxin-antitoxin system HipA family toxin, which translates to MKLTLQLFNDNQWHDAFDIVIESPELGKRSKVSLKPLLEYAKKYFDDKGSRSFTTETAVNLMDIKTYSSWPALFEDIMPMGYAQNQWLNMLNMQNSPTPEQDVALLRLGTIAPIGNMRIKESIEHALKDQVGQLVQMRFVKDKAIERDTDFLDYARQRGAVSGGATGAGGAAPKLLLRQNDLNEVWVDTEQNDNTTDRHYLVKFPRNQGQIDKDILRTEYHYYHELASLGFNTISSNGMELHEGIRNPSLWLPRFDREMVEGTVNRYGVESVYSLVNAASGSYLKHEDVLAKLTTVINTMTATELAAEYLKRDFLNIVFGNSDNHGRNTSVLKKDNKIYLAPIYDFAPMKADPESISRTINWSNQFQQGGNINWLALCDSLSAYGDPSYFKNELCELAVKLVDLPERLAKRGVPDGILNMPVMGFAYLRVTLEKWELLP; encoded by the coding sequence ATGAAACTAACCCTACAGCTGTTTAATGATAATCAGTGGCATGACGCATTTGATATTGTCATTGAGTCGCCTGAACTAGGTAAACGCAGCAAAGTATCTTTAAAGCCCTTGTTAGAATATGCCAAAAAATATTTTGATGATAAAGGATCGCGTAGCTTCACAACAGAAACTGCTGTAAATCTCATGGACATTAAAACATATTCAAGTTGGCCTGCCCTTTTTGAGGACATTATGCCAATGGGATATGCGCAAAACCAATGGTTAAACATGCTTAACATGCAAAACAGCCCTACACCTGAGCAAGATGTAGCGCTATTAAGGCTAGGTACGATTGCACCAATAGGTAATATGCGAATAAAGGAATCAATTGAACATGCTCTAAAAGATCAAGTGGGACAATTAGTTCAGATGCGCTTTGTTAAAGATAAAGCTATTGAGCGAGATACTGACTTTCTAGATTACGCACGTCAGCGTGGTGCAGTATCAGGTGGCGCAACCGGTGCTGGCGGTGCCGCCCCTAAGCTGCTATTAAGACAAAATGATTTGAATGAAGTTTGGGTAGATACTGAACAAAATGACAACACAACGGATCGGCATTACTTAGTTAAATTTCCACGTAATCAAGGGCAAATAGATAAGGATATTTTACGTACTGAATATCATTATTACCATGAGTTGGCATCACTTGGATTTAATACCATAAGCAGTAATGGTATGGAATTACATGAAGGGATTCGAAACCCTTCACTCTGGCTACCCCGATTCGATAGGGAGATGGTTGAAGGCACGGTTAATCGCTATGGTGTTGAATCTGTCTATTCGTTAGTAAACGCGGCATCTGGTAGCTATCTTAAACATGAAGATGTACTAGCAAAATTAACTACGGTAATAAATACAATGACAGCAACAGAGCTTGCTGCGGAATACCTTAAACGTGATTTCTTAAATATAGTGTTTGGTAACTCAGATAATCATGGCCGAAATACGTCAGTATTGAAAAAAGATAACAAAATATATTTAGCGCCAATTTACGACTTTGCCCCAATGAAAGCCGATCCTGAAAGCATTTCAAGAACAATAAATTGGAGCAATCAGTTTCAACAGGGAGGAAATATAAATTGGTTAGCTTTGTGTGATTCATTATCTGCTTACGGTGATCCGTCTTACTTTAAAAATGAACTATGCGAGCTAGCAGTTAAACTTGTAGATTTACCTGAGCGGTTAGCAAAGCGTGGTGTTCCTGATGGCATTTTAAATATGCCAGTAATGGGTTTTGCATATTTACGAGTCACCTTGGAAAAGTGGGAGTTATTACCATGA
- a CDS encoding sensor histidine kinase has protein sequence MLNKFILPVSQWLLLIVLLGALIFATEKAVQHQQQLARGEQLKHEIASADPIRSLIETELNTPLYLSTSLSAYIKANKGEVSATEINLLLQGLINQAQHIRNIGVAPNNTLLYLYPLKNNAKALGLYYPDLESQWPDIRDIITQRQEKLVGPVSLVQGGNAFIYRIPVYLSGTDTYWGLISTVVNIDSIWQLVAARAAEQGVVIAVRPAINGDYADPAFYGDNSLFYDTSLLLDIELRGAKWQLAVRSITPPTDYSGIIRALCYSASGLILLLLFWLLLSKQHLRSSMQQVQRSKQYLQTVMDNVGDAIITADFNGVIEQGNLPCYSIFGYIKASLPGMHWSILLAEPSLAAEIIRTISDQKTEYETFGQRYDGSTFPLAIRLSSITLQQQPRQLIVLRDLSEWHKTEQLKQQFISTVSHELRTPLTSITGALGLIVGGALGNLAPAQARVLHLAHNNSQHLSQLISDLLDMEQLTNQSMVFNIKPVTLSNVLKQCAEGVTANWQQKNQTINIETPDKLKAVQVLADKQRLADVILHLLTNACKFSPPESSIIIKVTAELTRVRITVADKGKGVNEDFVPKLFDRFTQADSSDTRDDAGTGLGLAISKAMISHMHGSIGYLPNKDQGSCFYIELHLHEPQSHQADET, from the coding sequence ATGCTGAATAAATTTATTTTGCCTGTTAGCCAATGGCTGTTGTTAATAGTTTTACTAGGCGCGCTTATATTTGCGACGGAAAAAGCAGTTCAACATCAGCAACAGTTAGCTCGCGGTGAACAGTTAAAGCATGAAATTGCTAGTGCAGATCCGATACGGTCTTTAATTGAGACAGAATTAAACACACCTTTGTATTTAAGCACTAGCCTTAGTGCTTATATTAAAGCGAATAAAGGTGAAGTTTCTGCTACTGAAATAAATTTATTACTGCAAGGTTTAATTAACCAAGCCCAGCATATTCGTAATATTGGCGTTGCCCCCAACAATACGCTGCTTTATTTATACCCGCTAAAAAATAACGCTAAAGCTTTAGGCCTGTATTATCCCGATCTTGAGAGTCAGTGGCCGGATATTCGCGATATTATTACTCAGCGCCAAGAGAAGTTAGTAGGACCGGTATCTTTAGTCCAAGGCGGTAATGCTTTTATTTATCGGATACCGGTATATTTAAGTGGCACCGATACTTATTGGGGCTTAATTAGCACCGTGGTGAATATTGACTCTATTTGGCAACTTGTCGCAGCCCGTGCAGCTGAGCAAGGCGTAGTAATTGCCGTTAGGCCAGCTATTAATGGCGACTATGCCGACCCGGCTTTTTATGGTGATAACAGTTTATTTTATGATACGAGTTTATTATTAGATATTGAGTTACGTGGCGCTAAGTGGCAACTTGCTGTGAGATCTATAACGCCTCCGACCGATTATAGCGGCATTATCCGCGCCCTTTGTTATTCTGCTAGTGGCTTAATTTTGCTGTTGTTGTTTTGGTTATTATTATCTAAGCAACATTTACGCAGCAGCATGCAACAGGTACAACGTAGTAAACAGTATTTACAGACCGTAATGGATAATGTTGGCGACGCCATTATCACCGCTGATTTTAACGGCGTTATAGAACAAGGCAATCTGCCTTGTTATAGTATTTTTGGTTATATTAAAGCGTCTTTGCCTGGCATGCACTGGTCTATTCTACTGGCAGAGCCAAGTTTAGCTGCGGAAATCATTCGGACTATTTCAGATCAAAAAACCGAATATGAAACCTTTGGCCAACGCTATGATGGTTCAACCTTTCCGCTGGCTATTCGGCTTAGCTCTATTACCTTACAGCAGCAACCACGACAGTTAATTGTATTGCGCGACTTATCTGAGTGGCATAAAACAGAACAATTAAAACAACAATTTATCTCTACTGTTAGTCATGAATTACGTACCCCTTTAACCTCTATCACCGGCGCACTGGGCCTTATAGTGGGTGGTGCATTAGGCAACTTAGCGCCAGCACAAGCCCGAGTTTTGCATTTGGCTCACAATAATAGTCAGCATCTTAGCCAATTAATTAGCGATTTATTAGATATGGAGCAACTAACTAACCAAAGCATGGTGTTTAATATTAAACCGGTAACGCTGTCTAATGTGTTAAAGCAATGCGCTGAGGGGGTTACCGCTAATTGGCAACAGAAAAATCAAACGATTAACATCGAAACACCTGATAAGTTAAAAGCGGTACAAGTATTAGCAGACAAGCAGCGTTTAGCCGATGTAATACTGCATTTACTGACTAATGCCTGTAAGTTTTCTCCGCCAGAAAGCAGCATTATTATTAAGGTGACGGCCGAGTTAACACGAGTGCGTATTACAGTTGCTGATAAAGGAAAAGGCGTAAACGAAGACTTTGTACCAAAACTGTTTGACCGCTTTACCCAGGCCGATAGCTCAGATACCAGAGATGATGCCGGCACAGGTTTAGGCTTGGCAATAAGTAAAGCCATGATCAGCCATATGCATGGCAGTATTGGCTATTTGCCGAATAAAGACCAAGGCAGCTGTTTTTATATCGAACTGCATTTACATGAGCCGCAATCTCATCAAGCAGATGAAACTTAG
- a CDS encoding M3 family metallopeptidase: MRKTLIASAVGIALALTACSDNTAPQQQTTSQQSAAEAATTAEVTLSNPLMEKSSLQYEAPNFTDIKDSHFLPAFAEGMKQHMTEVLAIANNPAPATFENTLVALEKSGELLTRTSRVFYNLAGSSSNPERRDIQSELAPVLAAHSDDINLNPQLFARVKSLYEQRNDLKLDGESVRLIEVYYERFVRAGAQLTEEQKTAIRALNEEHSKLTNQFSQNLLAETKNISVIVDTKAELDGLSDSQITAAAAAATEAGQDGKYLLSITNTTRQPVLSQLSNRELRKKVWEASAYRNQSGETDNRPIVSRLAQLRAERARLLGFDNWATYGLDSQMAKTPQAVFDMLGSMVPAVIANTKIEATAIEQMIKEKGGDFELQPWDWEYYAEFVRQAKFDLDENEVSQYFEFNRVLNDGVFYTFKRLYGVSFEPRPDLPTYHPDVKAYELFDVDGSSIAIFYADYFAREGKRGGAWMSSFVGQSKLTGQKPVVVNVMNIPKAPAGEPTLVSYDNVTTMFHELGHGLHGMLSDVNFPSLAGTSVSRDFVEFPSTFEEDWAAHPEVIANYAKHYKSGEPIPAALLEKVMKSRSFNQGYDTLEYMSAALLDMEWHSISADEELQDVNEFEAAALKKHGVNLAAVPPRYKSTFFSHSMGGGYSAGYYAYMWSEILAADAFAYVQQQGGLKLENGQNYRKHILSVGNSRAPMESYKAFRGQEPTTDALLIRRGLKTKVD; encoded by the coding sequence ATGCGTAAAACTCTTATTGCCTCTGCAGTAGGTATTGCTCTGGCACTAACCGCCTGTTCTGATAACACTGCACCGCAACAACAAACCACATCACAACAATCTGCAGCTGAAGCAGCCACAACTGCAGAAGTCACCTTGAGTAACCCATTAATGGAAAAAAGTAGCTTACAATACGAAGCGCCAAATTTTACTGATATAAAAGACTCGCACTTTTTGCCTGCTTTTGCCGAAGGTATGAAACAGCACATGACTGAAGTACTAGCCATTGCTAATAATCCGGCGCCAGCTACTTTTGAAAATACCTTAGTCGCATTAGAAAAAAGCGGTGAATTGCTAACCCGTACATCACGTGTTTTCTATAATCTTGCAGGGTCTAGCTCTAACCCTGAACGACGCGATATTCAATCTGAACTCGCGCCGGTACTTGCCGCTCACTCGGACGACATTAACTTAAATCCGCAATTATTCGCGCGGGTTAAAAGCCTATACGAGCAACGTAATGACCTTAAACTAGATGGTGAGTCGGTACGCTTAATTGAAGTGTATTACGAACGCTTTGTACGTGCTGGTGCTCAGCTAACTGAAGAGCAAAAAACCGCTATTCGGGCACTTAATGAAGAGCACTCTAAGCTCACTAACCAGTTCTCACAAAATTTACTGGCAGAAACAAAAAACATTTCGGTAATAGTGGATACTAAGGCAGAGCTAGACGGCTTATCTGATAGTCAGATCACGGCGGCTGCCGCTGCAGCAACAGAGGCTGGTCAAGATGGCAAATACTTGTTAAGTATTACTAATACCACGCGCCAGCCGGTATTAAGCCAGTTAAGTAACCGTGAATTGCGCAAGAAAGTATGGGAAGCCTCGGCCTACCGTAACCAAAGCGGTGAAACTGACAACCGCCCTATCGTATCTCGTTTAGCGCAGTTGCGTGCAGAGCGCGCTCGTCTGTTAGGGTTTGATAACTGGGCTACTTATGGCTTAGATTCACAAATGGCGAAAACGCCTCAGGCCGTATTCGATATGCTGGGCTCTATGGTACCGGCGGTAATTGCTAACACCAAGATCGAAGCCACTGCTATTGAGCAAATGATTAAAGAAAAAGGCGGCGACTTTGAATTACAGCCGTGGGATTGGGAATACTATGCTGAGTTTGTACGCCAAGCTAAATTCGATTTGGATGAAAACGAAGTAAGTCAGTATTTTGAATTTAACCGCGTATTAAACGATGGTGTGTTTTATACCTTTAAACGTTTGTACGGCGTAAGCTTTGAACCACGCCCTGATTTACCTACCTATCACCCAGACGTTAAAGCGTACGAGCTGTTTGATGTTGACGGCAGCAGTATTGCTATTTTTTATGCCGACTACTTTGCTCGTGAAGGTAAACGTGGCGGCGCTTGGATGAGCTCGTTTGTCGGTCAATCAAAACTAACGGGCCAAAAGCCTGTCGTTGTAAACGTAATGAACATTCCTAAAGCGCCAGCAGGCGAGCCTACGCTGGTAAGCTATGACAACGTAACCACGATGTTCCACGAGCTTGGCCATGGCTTACACGGCATGCTGTCTGACGTTAACTTCCCTAGCTTAGCGGGTACCTCTGTCTCGCGTGATTTTGTTGAGTTTCCGTCAACGTTTGAAGAAGACTGGGCGGCACACCCAGAAGTGATAGCTAACTATGCTAAGCACTATAAAAGCGGTGAGCCCATTCCAGCTGCCTTGCTAGAAAAAGTAATGAAGTCACGTAGCTTTAACCAAGGTTATGACACTTTAGAATATATGTCAGCCGCCTTATTAGACATGGAATGGCACTCAATAAGCGCTGACGAAGAATTACAAGACGTTAATGAGTTTGAAGCGGCGGCACTGAAAAAACACGGCGTTAATTTAGCCGCAGTACCACCACGTTATAAATCGACCTTCTTCTCGCACTCTATGGGCGGTGGCTATTCTGCCGGTTATTACGCTTATATGTGGAGTGAAATTTTAGCAGCCGATGCCTTTGCTTATGTGCAACAGCAAGGTGGTTTAAAACTAGAAAATGGTCAGAATTACCGTAAGCACATTTTATCTGTGGGTAACTCACGCGCGCCAATGGAATCGTACAAAGCATTCCGTGGCCAAGAGCCAACAACAGATGCATTGTTAATTCGCCGCGGTTTAAAAACCAAAGTAGATTAA
- the pmbA gene encoding metalloprotease PmbA: MQVTQPTIWQEIDEVKQAVAEVLSHAKQLGASTAEASMSRTKGLSVETRHGEVETVEFNQDGGLGISLYFGQRKGSASTADLSPQALRRAVEAAADIARYTSEDPHTGVADASWLEMSPPDLDLFYPDSISTEEAIRLCAGAEEAAFAVDPRITNSEGASFSSHQGLKVYGNSHGQLVGHPSSRHSFSCVVIGEDGDDMQRDYSFTVARQYQKLLDPKQVGREAAIETIARLNARKVATQKVPVIFRADIASSLFGHLVSAISGGSIYRKSSFLLDKVGQQIMSPTITILEQPHLKQALASSPFDGEGVKTRDLAVIEQGVLNTYLTTSYSARKLGMASTGHAGGIHNWLIQHGDEDLAQLCRTMGKGLLVTELMGQGVNTVTGDYSRGAAGFWVENGEIQFPVSEVTIAGNLKDMFMQIQAVGSDVDRRGGVHTGSILISQMQVAGS; encoded by the coding sequence ATGCAAGTAACCCAACCGACTATTTGGCAAGAAATAGATGAAGTAAAACAAGCTGTGGCCGAAGTATTAAGCCATGCCAAGCAATTAGGCGCTAGCACAGCTGAAGCCTCCATGAGCCGAACCAAAGGCTTAAGCGTAGAAACACGCCATGGTGAAGTAGAAACTGTCGAATTTAATCAAGACGGCGGCCTAGGTATTAGCCTGTATTTTGGTCAGCGCAAAGGCTCGGCCTCAACGGCAGACTTAAGCCCACAAGCCTTGCGCCGTGCGGTAGAAGCCGCTGCAGATATTGCCCGTTATACTTCGGAAGATCCGCACACCGGCGTAGCTGACGCTAGCTGGCTAGAAATGTCGCCACCCGATTTAGATTTATTCTACCCCGATAGCATTAGCACAGAAGAAGCCATTCGATTATGTGCTGGCGCAGAAGAAGCAGCTTTTGCTGTTGATCCGCGTATAACCAACTCTGAAGGCGCCTCGTTTTCGTCGCATCAAGGTTTAAAAGTGTATGGCAATAGCCATGGCCAACTAGTGGGGCACCCAAGTTCACGCCATAGCTTTAGCTGTGTAGTAATAGGCGAAGATGGCGATGATATGCAGCGCGATTATAGCTTTACCGTTGCTAGACAGTACCAAAAATTGCTTGATCCTAAACAAGTGGGTCGTGAAGCGGCTATAGAAACTATCGCCCGTTTGAATGCCCGTAAAGTGGCTACGCAAAAAGTACCGGTAATTTTTAGAGCCGATATTGCCAGCAGCTTATTTGGCCATTTAGTGTCAGCTATTAGTGGCGGCAGTATTTACCGTAAATCGAGCTTTTTATTAGACAAAGTTGGCCAACAAATAATGTCGCCAACCATTACTATTTTAGAGCAACCGCATTTAAAGCAAGCGTTAGCGTCTAGCCCGTTTGATGGCGAAGGCGTAAAAACCCGCGATTTAGCCGTTATTGAACAAGGTGTGTTAAATACTTACTTAACCACTAGCTACTCGGCACGTAAATTAGGTATGGCAAGTACTGGCCATGCTGGCGGTATTCATAACTGGTTGATACAACATGGTGATGAAGACTTAGCCCAACTATGCCGTACTATGGGCAAAGGCTTATTGGTTACCGAATTAATGGGCCAAGGCGTTAACACCGTAACAGGCGACTACTCACGCGGCGCGGCAGGTTTCTGGGTTGAGAACGGTGAAATACAGTTCCCAGTATCAGAAGTCACCATTGCCGGTAATTTAAAAGATATGTTTATGCAAATTCAAGCCGTAGGTAGCGATGTTGACCGTCGTGGCGGCGTGCACACTGGCTCGATATTGATCAGCCAAATGCAGGTTGCAGGTAGCTAA
- the yjgA gene encoding ribosome biogenesis factor YjgA, which yields MTDFINGDTWDEEEGKSKSQIKREMHALQDLGEELVALSPAARAKLPLDEELLDALELADRLSKKREALRRHIQFIGRLMRDRDLAELERGLAVLRNTNQAATRQFHRIEQLRDRMLEDNDVVTEFIAEHPSVNTQQLRQLIRNAKKEQEKQQPPKAYRELFQLIKPLILED from the coding sequence ATGACTGATTTTATAAATGGCGATACTTGGGATGAAGAAGAAGGTAAAAGTAAATCGCAAATTAAACGCGAAATGCATGCCTTACAAGATTTAGGTGAAGAGTTAGTAGCATTAAGCCCAGCGGCTCGGGCTAAGCTACCGTTAGATGAAGAGCTACTTGATGCATTAGAGCTGGCTGATAGGCTAAGCAAAAAGCGTGAAGCCTTACGCCGCCATATTCAATTTATTGGTCGCTTAATGCGTGATCGTGATTTAGCTGAATTAGAGCGAGGCTTAGCGGTGTTGCGCAATACTAATCAAGCGGCCACGCGGCAGTTTCATAGAATTGAGCAGTTACGTGACAGAATGCTTGAAGACAACGATGTGGTTACCGAGTTTATTGCCGAGCACCCTAGCGTGAACACACAGCAATTGCGCCAACTGATTCGTAATGCGAAGAAAGAACAAGAAAAACAGCAACCGCCAAAAGCGTACCGTGAGTTATTTCAATTAATTAAACCCTTAATTCTTGAAGATTAG
- a CDS encoding branched-chain amino acid aminotransferase — translation MSAFGTVFAPEMSLASYEQGQWSAAQIVKTDSISLHPGAHVLHYSSTCFEGLKAFKHEDGSINIFRMDQNIARLIQSSELLSLPPVNAEQLKQMIVDIVKRFAADVPLPPGSMYIRPTHIGTEASIGKAAAPSSASMLYILLSPVGDYFSGGSKPLRLLLADETRCASHMGMVKSGGNYASALQPILKARKSVQADQVLFCPAGDVQETGAANFILIDGNEIITKSLDSSFLHGITRNSILAIARDRGMTVSERALSVDELLQRSQKPGAEAALSGTAAVLTPVGTLIHDGKEYTVGNGEAGPTTNALRQALNDIQWGKTADKHGWLTKVC, via the coding sequence ATGTCAGCATTTGGTACCGTATTTGCCCCTGAAATGAGCCTAGCCAGTTATGAGCAAGGCCAGTGGAGTGCAGCTCAAATAGTTAAAACCGACAGCATTAGTTTGCACCCAGGTGCCCATGTGCTGCATTACTCAAGTACCTGTTTTGAAGGCTTAAAGGCATTTAAGCACGAAGATGGCTCGATCAATATCTTCCGTATGGATCAAAACATTGCCCGTTTAATTCAAAGCAGTGAATTATTATCGCTACCGCCAGTGAATGCTGAGCAGCTAAAGCAGATGATTGTAGATATTGTTAAGCGTTTTGCCGCTGATGTACCGCTTCCACCGGGCTCTATGTATATTCGACCTACTCATATTGGTACTGAAGCCTCTATTGGTAAAGCCGCAGCGCCAAGTAGCGCTTCTATGCTGTATATATTACTGTCGCCAGTGGGTGATTACTTTTCAGGTGGCAGCAAGCCATTACGCTTGTTATTAGCCGACGAGACTCGCTGTGCGTCACATATGGGTATGGTAAAAAGTGGTGGTAACTACGCCAGTGCTTTACAGCCAATATTAAAAGCGCGTAAATCAGTGCAAGCTGATCAAGTATTATTCTGCCCAGCAGGTGACGTGCAAGAAACCGGTGCTGCTAACTTTATCTTAATCGACGGCAACGAGATTATTACTAAGTCGTTAGATAGCTCGTTTTTACATGGTATTACCCGCAACTCTATTCTGGCGATAGCACGTGATCGCGGTATGACTGTATCCGAGCGCGCGTTAAGCGTAGACGAATTGTTACAGCGCTCACAAAAGCCAGGTGCAGAAGCCGCCTTGTCAGGTACAGCTGCGGTATTAACGCCGGTTGGCACCTTAATTCATGATGGTAAAGAATATACGGTAGGTAATGGCGAAGCAGGGCCAACTACGAATGCACTGCGCCAAGCGTTAAATGATATTCAATGGGGTAAAACGGCAGATAAGCACGGCTGGTTAACTAAAGTCTGTTAA
- the tldD gene encoding metalloprotease TldD, protein MTAVEQNLISASDLNANDLQRTLGYLFEHKLDYADLYFQSSVHESWVLEDGLVKDGSFNIERGVGVRAISGEKTGFAYADTINAAALKQAATAARGIAASGQQGQVKAFSKSSNSNIYLPCEPLQSLSNTEKVALLHQIEAYIRTLDSRAEQVMVSITAVYEEILVAASDGTFASDTRPLVRLNCSVLLQQGDRRERGGAGGGGRTEYAYFTELVDGQPRWQQYAREAVRMAQVNLTAIDAPAGTMPVVLGSGWPGVLLHEAVGHGLEGDFNRKGSSTFAGRIGEQVTSKLCTIVDDGTLANRRGSLNIDDEGVPSQHNVLIENGILKGYMQDKHNAMLMGVAATGNGRRESFAHLPMPRMTNTYMLAGQSDPAEIIASVKKGIYAPNFGGGQVDITSGKFVFSASEAYLIENGKITTPIKGATLIGSGPEAMQQVSMVGNDLALDSGVGVCGKQGQSLPVGVGQPTLKLDAMTVGGTQ, encoded by the coding sequence ATGACTGCAGTAGAGCAGAACCTGATCAGCGCATCAGATCTTAATGCCAACGACTTACAGCGTACGCTGGGCTATTTATTTGAGCATAAGCTGGACTATGCTGACTTATATTTTCAATCAAGTGTCCATGAATCGTGGGTACTAGAAGACGGCTTAGTTAAAGACGGCTCGTTTAATATTGAGCGTGGCGTCGGTGTTCGCGCCATTAGCGGTGAAAAAACCGGCTTTGCTTATGCCGATACTATTAATGCCGCAGCATTAAAACAAGCGGCAACGGCAGCACGGGGTATTGCCGCAAGTGGTCAACAAGGCCAAGTTAAAGCTTTTAGTAAAAGCAGTAATAGCAATATTTACTTACCGTGCGAGCCGCTACAAAGCTTATCAAATACCGAGAAAGTGGCTTTGTTGCATCAAATTGAAGCGTACATTCGTACTTTAGACAGCCGCGCTGAACAAGTAATGGTAAGCATAACCGCAGTGTACGAAGAAATATTAGTTGCCGCCAGTGACGGCACCTTTGCTAGTGATACTCGGCCATTAGTACGCTTAAACTGCTCTGTGTTATTACAACAGGGTGATAGACGTGAGCGCGGTGGTGCCGGCGGCGGTGGACGTACCGAATATGCTTATTTTACTGAGTTAGTAGATGGCCAACCACGTTGGCAGCAATATGCACGCGAAGCCGTTCGTATGGCGCAAGTGAATTTAACCGCTATAGATGCGCCTGCTGGCACTATGCCGGTGGTATTAGGTTCAGGTTGGCCGGGGGTATTACTGCACGAAGCCGTTGGCCATGGTTTAGAAGGCGACTTCAACCGTAAAGGCTCGTCTACGTTTGCGGGCCGTATTGGTGAGCAAGTCACATCTAAGCTGTGTACTATTGTTGATGATGGCACTTTAGCTAATCGTCGCGGTTCATTAAATATCGATGATGAAGGCGTACCCAGCCAGCACAATGTGCTAATAGAAAACGGCATTTTAAAAGGCTATATGCAAGACAAGCATAACGCTATGTTGATGGGTGTTGCCGCTACCGGTAATGGCCGTCGCGAGTCTTTTGCCCATTTACCTATGCCACGTATGACCAACACCTATATGTTAGCTGGCCAGAGTGATCCGGCAGAAATTATTGCTAGCGTGAAAAAAGGCATTTATGCGCCTAATTTTGGCGGTGGCCAAGTAGATATTACTTCCGGCAAGTTTGTATTCTCAGCTTCAGAAGCATATTTAATTGAAAATGGTAAAATTACCACGCCAATTAAAGGCGCAACCTTAATTGGTAGCGGCCCAGAAGCCATGCAGCAAGTGTCTATGGTTGGTAACGACTTAGCGCTAGATAGCGGTGTTGGTGTGTGTGGTAAGCAAGGTCAAAGTTTACCGGTTGGTGTTGGCCAGCCAACCTTAAAATTAGACGCCATGACAGTAGGCGGTACGCAGTAG